tatttatttgacagagcacacatgagcaggggagggatagcagaagaaggagagagagaatccccagcaggcTCTATACTGAtctcaggaccgtgagatcatgacctgagctgatatcaagattcagatgcttaaccaactgagctacccaggggccccaatatTTGGGGGCATATTTAAGAGAATCATTTCCTATGGTTGCTTACCATAAGAGGTAGAGAAGTTTAAACCTACTCTCTACCTAACTTCTATGTGTCAGAAAATATAtaggggttttttcttttttttttaaattgacatctTTTTTAACATccattacatatttaaatttagaaCCGCTTGATGGttttcttgagatttctttttcctgtgattTATGTGATTTCACAGTTGTAGCCataatcatttgtttttccaCTAATTTTCTGTGACTAATGTATCTGTAAACTTGGCAATTATCTTCTCTTGATAGGGTATTTCAAGCTTTTGTGTTAGACATGAGTGAATTTAAGTGGCGTTTTAGTGTAAGATAATGGATATGTCCCAATTCATTTTGACTGGTCCAATGTAGTAAAGAAGTTGAAGCCATAGAAGGAATTACGATCCTTGGAAAAATTGTAACCCAGAAGAGagcacttttttcctttaaaaccattattttatGAAGACTTGTCTTTCCTATTTATTCTTGAAGCTTAGAATTTTCTATtgcatattatgaaaaatttagaTGGCTTATGCTTGTCCATCTCAAGAAATGGTAGATTTTAATACTATTTTGGCTTACCTGGTAGATCATAACAATCGAACACAAAGAAACTAGATATTGACTTGACTTAGAGAACACGTCCTTAATATCAACTCACGAGATAAGACTATTACTGATCATAATTTTCCAAGATCTGCTGCTTACACTCTCTCAACATGAGCACATCCAGATGACATGTTAGCTTCTCTAACATATTTCACTTCAAGTGAAATGCCGCCACTAGCAGCCCCAAACATACATCTACTTTGCATTCACATTGCGTTGTTCACTTCTTTAAAGGCTTCAAATTATGAATAACTCCAACTGAAACTGAAACATGTAAGATTCTGTTATATTTTACCCAGTTCCacagttgcttcttttttttcttcttacactGAAAACTCTGGACCACAACAACATCGCTGTGTTAACTCTATTCAAACCTGTGCACAGTAGACACTCTGAATTTCCATACTGAAAGCAAAATACCCCCGAGCAACCTGCTAAAATTTCTTAGCAGCATTTTTAGTATGAGAAGGGATCCCACTAAGAATGAACAGAATATTGTGCTCGACATTTATATGAGTTAATTTTCTTCCTGAATAGTTATGCTATTCGTTTTATGGCTAGagttcttttgtttccatttatattcaatttcaggtgtatttattatgtttttaaaatatattaagtatttccATGGTTCAGAAATCAAAACTATATAGAAAGATATACTCAGAAATAGTCTCACTCCCATATTTATTCCTTCCATCCATTCCCACTCACCCTGTTTGTaagtattttcattctcttctcctttcttattaCAGAAGCAagcatatatatcatatttatgcATCCTTATTCTCCCTCTGTGTTACCCAAAGGTTGCATACTTTTTgcagtctttcatttttatttttttatgttttttattttccctcttatttGTTTTAACCTTTATGCTCATATTCAAGCTTTCACATGGGAGTCACTTACATTGAGGCATTAAGGAAATGACTCAATTCAAATTTTAGTAGTCCAAAAAATAACGTTTTTCTCTATATCAATTCATTTCTCCCAGCATTTACTTTTGAGAAATTTCAAACCCTAAATTTTGGGAAAGCAATATAATGAACAGCTAAGTACTCTTCACCTAGATTTGGCAATTGCTAGTATTTTGCCAGTTTGGTTTCCCCTCTTtgtctgccctctctctctctctgtctgtcttccctcaccacacacacacacacacacacacacacacacacacacacaatattccTGAACAATACCACTATATAATTCATAGTctatgttcaattttttaaattgtcttatttctgatACAGAATCCAATGAGTGAAAACTATCGTATTTTGCAATTATTGTCTGTTATAATCTACCATTTTATGAAATCTAGAGCACTTCTCAGCCTTTTGTTATTTCATGATATTAATACActaatacatttttaacattGCAAGATAATCATTTACTAAAACAtgacaaaatctattttttctgaCTGTATCAATTATAATAACCATATATTTCCAAAACCAATATTGTTATGACAGAGATTGAGATCACTAGATATATCAAAAATTAGGAAAGTAATGCCAAAATTGGGTCAATTAAGTATTAAGTGACTATAAGACAACTTTGTGTTCTTTTTGGGGAGACAACTTTGTGTTCTATAATAAATTCTGAGAATAAAATTCAACGTATAGAATGTCAAAATTGTATCAGTGATAATCCCAGATAATATTTGGATTACTTAAGAGCtttatactaatttttaaaatatttgtaactggATAACCCCTAACATATGTAAGTTTAAATGTTGTGCATTCACCTTTGGTCCCCATCTTCTGGGATTATTTTGTATAGTAGTATTCTATTCCTCTTCAGGAATGAAGAAATGATTCTCCATTTGCTGGGGGTGTTACAGGCAGAGTGCTGTCAGCTGAAGAGCACCACTTACACAAGACAATGCCCATTTCCTGCCGCCAGCCTCCCATGATTCATTCGTGAAGGGTATAATGGCACACCTTCTTGCCCTGACCTCCAACTATTCTTCTGGAAAATCCCAACTTTAGAATCTTCCATATTGGTTTCTGAGCCTTCCATTGAGCCTACTGCCAACTCAGCTCtaccttctcctcttcttttctacAATATTCATTCCAAGAATTAATTGCTATAATAATGCTCTTCTCTCtgtgaggcacctgagtggttcagttggttagtatctgcctttggcttatgtcatgatctcagggtcctaggaatgagtcccacgttgggctccttgctcagcggggaatctgcttctctcccttcctctccccctaccccaacTCATTCCCCgtcacactctctcaaatgaataaataatatctttaaaaaaaagagagaatctaaCCTCGGATCACAAATGCACTCAGTTGTCACACTGCCTATAGTCTCTTCCCTGACCTTAATATTTGTACAGATTACagaaggattttttcttttagagtatTCCTTGGTTCTGATATGcctgtttcctcatgattagaacAAGGTTATGCATTTTGCCAAGCAAATAAAGGAATGGCTGATGTTAGCTTTTCATTATATTCTATTCGTTGGCACTCGAGTTGATTTATTCCATTACCGATAGTGATAATTTTACACTTGATCACTATGGTGGATACCCGACTTCTCTACTTGAAAgttacttttattattcttttagccATTAAGAAGTTTTTTTTGGTACAGCTATTTTGTGactatataaatattctattCAAATCCCCCAAATTTATCACTAGtcttagcatttatttttctttctggcctGAATTATTTATTATGATGATGGATTGCAAAtgttgatttttctgattttcatctttttttttcaaatatattagcTGGCATTCTACTGCAAGGAAGTTTTTCTTTCCActtcatcattcatttatttacatcagtCTATATTCAtggattttattataaataatccaTAATTATAACAAAGATAGCAACTCCTAGGCTCTCTCACGAGGCAAAAAGTGTGCgcataaatatatttcattgtgtCAGATTTAGATTCTAACATTTAGCTGCCTATGACATTGAGCAAATTATGTAAATTCTTTGGCCTCGTTATTCTTACATAAAAATTCACCACCTATAGTTTGGTGcttttatgagaattaaatgtgttAAGATATGTAGAACATTCAAACCATGCCTGGAATTTAATAAATGCTGTCTATGTGTTATCATGTACTACTCTACACAtggtttctttctgcttcttcgtatatagaaaaatattctctGTTTATCTTCCCTGGGGCTGTTCATGGAATTATTATATTAGAACTCTGTGtaacaatttataattattattttaatgaaaataacaattaaaTAGCATTTACAAGCTGTTTATCACACAGCACTCACTGTGTGAAATCCCTTGCGTGTGTTATCTCATATCACGCTTGGAACAAGTCTGCGATGTGGTAAAACCATCACAGTTGCATCACAACTGCAAAAAAGTAGTGATGAAGTAATGTACTCAAGTGGCAGTTCTCATCACTACATGATTTTTGTCtcttaatgtataaatataaaatattttttcctgcctAGGTAATATTTTCCccagaaaaagcaaaggaaatccCAGGACATTTAAATATTAGTATCTTTTAATTATTAATGTCtgatataaaactaaatatacatttacattttaggaaTCCCactcttaaaaatgtctttctttaaatgtttccctgctccttctctctgtttAATCACTTTGTGATTTTAATCACCATATTAGATACCTAGAATCAGATCTACACATCTCTtatagttttgtatatttttttcttatacttttactctaaattttaagagaatttcTGAATTTGCCTGTCTGActtcatattaatattttctgcCTTTAATGAATTTTTACATTTGGAAGTCAACTCTTTcatgacaaatatatattttctctttccagattttgCTATTTGCATGTATGTTTGTCATACTTTTCTAAACTATGTGGCTTTTAAACATTAGTAAGTCAAAAAAATGTCTGAGAGTGTTGTCCTTGTCTTATAATAACAACTATTTGAAAAGTTGGAGTCATTCTGAGTCCTCAGATTGATCTTCTGATTTAGAATAGCTAGTTGCTTTCATATAGTTCGATCATTAAAAACACTGATCTATACATACCTAGTACTGAGACTAGAGATTTATTCTATCAGAACTTATATGTGTTCATATGTAAACCTCTCAAACACagaaaacttagagaaaaatactgagatttttccccttttagtTTGCCTAATTAGGAATATCCATTattgggatgcctgcgtggctcggTGATTGAatgtttgtctttggctcagggtgtgatcctggagttctgggatcaagtcctgcatcaggctccttgcatggagcctccttctccctctgtctgcctctctgcctctctctttctgtgtctctcattaataaataaatagaatctttaaaaaaaaatccattattatCAAGGGAAACAGTGTGGTAGACAGagccagttatttttttttttaagatttatttatttatttattcatgatagatgtagagagagagagagagagaggcagagacacaggaggagggagaagcaggctccatgccaggagcccattgtgggactcaatcccaggactccaggatcaggccctgggccaaaggcaggcgctaaactgctgagccacccagggatccccccagagcCAGTTATTTCTAACATAAAGTCATGTAAAAAATTTTATGCACATGTTCATTGATGTTCTATTTTAGATTCCTTCTATCCTCTCCCTaggtaagattttcttttttaaacaaggaaTCCTAAGTTATTGCAATTTTCCTTCATCCTAATTTTTTGTAGATAGGTCAGCAAGCAACACTCTCCAGATTCTTACAGGGGATACTTGTGTCTCAACCATTTTCCTTTGTAATAATCACACACATGGTACATGTATGTTAATacagataaatgaatatacatttcAAAGTATGCTTCCAAAGgactttatatttaataaaaaaaaagttagatatttttttctaaagaaaagttGAGTGAATATGTGCAAACATAGTGTAACACACATCTTACACTTATCAAATATGTTCTACTCACTCCTAGAAATTGATTTTTCTAGGGACATAGAAGCTCAGAGTGTTTATTTGATTATATCATTGAATTCAATGATGAACTTCATTGTAGtaaaagtaataatataataatgataacaacgtttttctcatatttttcagaGTATGGGATATTTTACCAAGAGTCTTTTAGTTAGGGAAAATCTAGTAGATTCCATAAAAAAGTATCTGTCAgcattatagttttatatttttaaaggttttatttatttattcatgagagacacagaaagaaggcaaagacaggcagagggagaagcaggctcctcacagggagcccaatgtgggacttgatcctgggattgggatcatgccctgagccaaaggcagatgctcaactgctgagccacccaggtgtcctagtaTTATTGTTTCAAATTAGAAACACCATACTCTAGTCAGAtcacaaagaatttaaataaaaaaaaatatttcatgaaaatgtcattttataagtCAAATGAAAcctcataatttttctttttttctaactgtGAATTCAGGATATAAATTTGAAGCCatggggaaaatatttcatgctttaaaaacagagtgttaaaagtttaagaaatattaatgtaaatgAGAGCGTCCAGTTTTCTTAGGCCTGGTATTTCAGAACTTTAAACTATTTTAGCTTTTAGTGGTAAAACATCTCTCACATGAAAATGAGATGAATCCCTCATGGATAACAATAGGTTTGGGGCAGGAGGTAATAGACGGAGAATTCAAGCATAAAGGAGAATATTATGATTTGCTGAATGTCAGTAGAATGAAGGTAAAATTATTCATCTGGAGCAGGTCAGAGTTTGtcaataaaaatgctatttcttaCCACAAAGATTGGTTACATAAGGTAATTGAAGATTTCATGAGTAAAGCTTTGAGGATGAGACAATTGATTCTCACCAATGGCCCACAAAATGGTTCAGATGTGGTGAAACAAAGCAGATATCTTCATTGCCTCTGAAGCCATGTCTAAAACCAGAAGTCAACAAATTACTCACATTGGCCCCACCAATTAGCCAATGACATGACATTTGTGGTGGGTGACACCCACTCTGAGGGCATATAAAAGGTCTCTGCAGGGAGAAAATGTTCACAGTGAATTGACGCTTCTACCCCTCTCTGCCCAAGCACAACCTCAATAACCAACACCATGTGTGGCAGCTACTACGGGAACTACTACAGAGGCTGTGGCTATGGAGGCTGTGGCTATGGAGGCTGTGGAGATGGAGGCTGTGGCTATGGAGGCTGTGGCTATAGAGGCTATGGCTATGGAGGTTACGGAGGCCTGGGCTGTGGCTATGGTTCCAGCTATGGCTGTGGCTTCCGCAGACTGGGCTATGGCTATGGCGGTGGCTCTGGCTGTGGCTACAGATGTGGCTCTGGCTTTGGTTGCTACTAACTGAGAATGCCCTAGGAGACTCACCCTCTACAACTTCACTGAATGACTCAGCGGTTCTGAACCATGTGAATTTTTTGTCTCACCCACAAGAGATGTTTATTCTACCCTACATTGCAAACTTCTGTATGATTTGGTAAAATACCTGGAACTGATACTACTTGATATCTGGAAGAATATGAATTTCAACTTGTGAACTCATGTTCCAACAAAATGATGTTGGTATAGctcttatttttgtgattttatgctaaatttgcttctatttttttcctaataaatttttaatttcctcataaatatgaaagagaaaactttttaaaattaatttattatgtgGAGGTTGGCTTTACTTTTTTGGGTTATTAATTGAGTAACAATTACTTTTCTTTGGGAactaatttttatcttcttatctTTGCATACTGATCTCAATATTTGTGACTACAGAAAAAATCTGTGGCCTTTGTAAATCTCAGTTTCTTGTCTGGTaaagagaggaaatattttttttttcttataatgatttTAGCTCTTTATGTTTTTTGCTATAtaaatttttacaatttcttaATTGGTATTTCAGGCCACTTCCAATCTCAACAGCGACCTGACCTGTGGGGCAGAAGTTGACTTTCCCTTACATGGCCAGAGATCTATGAGTGCTAATATTGTCAATAAGTTTCATTGATAGTGCTTGGATAGGGTATATGGAATTTTGTCAGGTATGTTCCAAAACTACAGTGCAGATAGCCCTATATGAATTCTCTCCACTGGAATCCACACAGAGCTCTAGTTTGACTTCTACTTTGCTGCTCACAGGCCCTATCAACCATTTGGATCGGGAAAAGAAAATTGTACTTAGGAATGGAGGAGAAAATAATATGGTTCAGATTGCCCAATTGCTCTATTCAAAAGATTTAGAATCCGCCAATAGATATGGGTTAATACCAATGTTTCAGCAGATTATTAGACACtaatttttatggcttcataATAGACAGGAGATATTGCAGCCTGAGAACATATTATATGAACAAGCTTAATGTATAAAATCTTACCTTCTGGTTTCaagtttcttcttttgctttgattgtatatatatatatatatatagcatattcAATCATGACTAAGATAGAAACTGTAATGGGATGAAGCTTCTCAGGCTAATCTGCtaacagaaaataacaacaacaacaaataacaaTCTCTCAAGATTTTTAGCAAGATCCAGATAACCACAGCATAATATTCAAGACAATATTATATTGTCTCCAAGacacaatataaaaatcataCGGCATACAAAAACCTAGCAATTGTGATCAGTTCTCAAGCAGGAAGACAACTGAAGCAGGCCTCACTCTGACATATATACTAAGATGGCCCACATTTTCCCCACCTACTGATATTCACACCCTTGTATTACCCTTTCCCCTTCAGTGTGACAGGACCTATGGTATCTTCTAATCAATATAATGTAAAAGGGTAATAGGAAGTTACTTTCGTGATTATGTTACATAAGACCATAATGTCCATCTTTCTTACATACTATCTTCTTTGCTGGCTATGATTAAGCATGAAACTATGCTGTGTGCTGCATAATGGAGAGAGCCACTTGAGAAGGAATTGTAAGTGCCCTCTGGCCAATAGCCAGCAAGAAACTGAgtccctaggggcacctgggtggctcagtcagtgaagcatctaactcttaatttcagctcaggttatgatcttaaggttgtgagatcaaggcccaccTCAGGTTCTGcactggtatggagcctgcttaagattctttctctccttctccctccaaccCTCCCCTCTTCatgcacacatgttctctctcaaaaaaaaaaaagaaggagaagaagaagaagaagaagagataaaagaaggaagaaagagaaagaaagagaaagaaagaaagaagaatgaagaacgaaaaaaaatcccctccccaaatacataaagaagaaagCCTAGACTGACGATCCAGCCCTACTCGCCCTACCCCGACAGCACGCAATCCCTAATCCCCGcgcgaaagaaagaaagaaaagaaagaaagagaaacgaAACTAGGCCCTCAGTCCCACAACCCAGGAGTGACTGAATTGTGCCAACAACGATATGGGCTTAGAAATGGGTCCTTTCCCAGTCAATCTTTGAGTCAATCCTGGGTTTTAGACCCAGCTGACATCTTGATTGTAGCCTTGTGAGAAATCCTTAAGCAGCAGAGCCAGCTAAGTTATGCTTAGAGCAGAGACtaacaaaaaatgtgaaataataaacgTGTGATTTTTAAGCTGTTAAGTTTGTGATGACAATAGGTAAACTATTATAGGtgtagggctcaatttcacaaccttgaaatcatgacctgagctgaaatcatgagtcaaacacttaactgactgagccacccatgtacccctaAGCAACTTTATAACTATGATCCATAGGGTAAAGATAAacattgaatgaaaataaaataaaataaagatatcttcaacagagaaatagaaatataaaaagtaccAAATGAAAAGTTTATAACTAAAAAATACAatgtctgaaatttttaaaaaagattctttggATGGGTTCACTAGCAGAATTGAGATATCAGAGGAAAGAGTCAGAAAATCTGATGATAAATCAGGAGAAACtattgaaggcaaaaaaaaaagtaaatacaatgtaaaactataaaaaaaaggtCAGGAACTTGTAGGACATACCAAAATTTCTAACATTTATAGCATTAGAATCTCAAATGGAGGGGGAATATAGATTGATGTAGAAatcatatttgaagaaataatgtttgaaattttcttaaatttgggatccctgggtggctcagtggtttagcacctgctttcggctcagggcatgatcctgaagtcccaggatcaagtcccacatcaggcttcctgcatggagcctgcttcttcctctgcctgtgtctctgcctctctgtctctctgtctctctctctctctgtctctcatgaataaataaataaaatcttaaaaaaaaagaaattttcttaaatttggtaaaattcacaAGTTTAGAGAGTCAAGAAGTTGTATATACCAAttagaataaactaaaaaaatatgtcCATATGTAACCGAACCAAAGTGAGTTTGCTCCTTGGTGAGTCAGAAACTGCATCAGATTGAGCTGTTACACAAAGAAACTTATTTGAAGCAAAAAAGGAGATCACAGCAAATAGCTTCCAAGGCTATGACTCCCTGAGAGACTGAATGGATTCTTCTTGCTTAGGGTTAagatgaatatttagatagggAAGCCTTGTCATGTATGTAGAAGTGGGCATAGGTCATGCCCACACACCCTAAGGAAACATGCctatacatacattatatgttaTGTAAATTAGGCTGAGGCTTCTCCTTGGGCAGAGAtattagtattataatgaggcaGGTAAAGGTGATTGT
This genomic window from Canis lupus familiaris isolate Mischka breed German Shepherd chromosome 31, alternate assembly UU_Cfam_GSD_1.0, whole genome shotgun sequence contains:
- the LOC119867014 gene encoding keratin-associated protein 6-3-like; its protein translation is MCGSYYGNYYRGCGYGGCGYGGCGDGGCGYGGCGYRGYGYGGYGGLGCGYGSSYGCGFRRLGYGYGGGSGCGYRCGSGFGCY